Proteins encoded within one genomic window of Armatimonadota bacterium:
- the phoU gene encoding phosphate signaling complex protein PhoU — MGTLRHIREAFDEALQALEEDVLRMGSLAGDLIHRAVEALRRQDAEAAEAVIAEDDVVDRLHLQIEDRVVKLLATQQPMAGDLRVLTSVLAISIDLERLADHGEGIAKAVRRLANQPPVKPLVDIPRMEQLVQEMLQEALQAFAQRDPQRAEALATKDDQVDDLRSQVFRELITYMMEDPRTISRALDLLLVAQHLERAADHVTNIAERVIYMVTGELRELNV; from the coding sequence ATGGGGACATTGCGGCACATCCGGGAGGCATTCGACGAGGCCCTGCAGGCCCTGGAGGAGGACGTCCTGCGCATGGGCAGCCTCGCGGGAGACCTCATCCATCGGGCGGTGGAGGCCCTGCGACGGCAGGATGCGGAGGCCGCGGAGGCGGTCATCGCGGAGGACGACGTGGTGGACCGCCTGCACCTCCAGATTGAGGACCGAGTGGTGAAGCTTTTGGCCACCCAGCAGCCCATGGCCGGGGACCTCCGGGTGCTCACCTCCGTCCTGGCCATCTCCATCGACCTCGAGCGGCTCGCGGATCACGGAGAGGGGATCGCAAAGGCGGTGCGGCGCTTGGCGAACCAGCCGCCCGTAAAGCCGCTCGTGGACATCCCCCGGATGGAGCAGCTGGTGCAGGAGATGCTGCAGGAGGCTTTGCAGGCCTTCGCGCAGCGGGACCCACAGCGGGCGGAGGCCCTGGCGACAAAGGACGACCAGGTGGACGATCTCCGCAGCCAGGTGTTCCGGGAGCTCATCACCTACATGATGGAGGACCCCCGCACCATCTCCCGGGCCCTGGATCTCCTGCTGGTGGCGCAGCACCTGGAGCGGGCCGCGGACCACGTGACGAACATCGCGGAGCGCGTGATCTACATGGTCACGGGTGAGCTGCGGGAGCTCAACGTCTGA